Proteins encoded in a region of the Peromyscus maniculatus bairdii isolate BWxNUB_F1_BW_parent chromosome 15, HU_Pman_BW_mat_3.1, whole genome shotgun sequence genome:
- the LOC102903515 gene encoding LOW QUALITY PROTEIN: uncharacterized protein LOC102903515 (The sequence of the model RefSeq protein was modified relative to this genomic sequence to represent the inferred CDS: inserted 2 bases in 2 codons) — MEVGPGCRASLQEMLSFRDVAIDFSAEEWECLGPAQWSLYRDVMLENYSNLVFLGLAFSKPYLVTFLEQRQEPSDVKRQAAAIQTDIKPYKCKECGKACDWDSLLEYQRIHPGEKAYKCEECGKASDSCSVLSEHQIIDMGEKAYKCEECGKAICTCSGHSSYQRICIGENPYKCEECGKAFPTYSCLTEHEVEHTEQKFYSCEECGKLFYCHSHLTEHQRIHFQENSFKIEVCSEDFCSPIELSDDQRFCIEEKPYKYEECVKAFSACSMLSDHPGIHPGEKAYKCEECGNAFCALHSVSKQLKIDCEVKSYKCEECGKAFPSHLSLIQHKIGHTREKPYQCEECGKMFYCSSNLKQHQITHSQEKPYKCEVCGKVFRTCWQLSKHLRIHSGEKPYKCEECGKAFYTLSYLTHHKLGHTGEKPYKCEECGKTFYYPSVLKEHQAIHSGEKPYRCEECGKDFCTRSGRSRHQRIHTGEKPYKCEQCGKAFSTHSYLSHHKIVHTGHKPYKCEECGKKFYYPSRLKEHQRIHSQENPYKCEICGKAFYTHSYFTQHKLGHTGEKPYKCEECGKTFYYPSILREHQAIHSGKKPYRCEECGKDFCTRSGRSRHQRIHTGEKPHKCEECGKVFSTHSYLTQHKVVHSGEKPYKCEECGKKFYYPSRLKEHQRIHSQENPYKCEICGSVFCTPKGLSKHQRFHTGEKPYKCEECGKMFYYPSRLKEHQRIHSQENPYKCDICGKAFYTHSYLTQHKLGHTGEKPYKCEECGKTFYYPSILREHQAIHSGKKPYRCEECGKDFCTRSGRSRHQRIHTGEKPYKCEQCGKAFSTHSYLSQHKVVHSGEKPYKCEECGKMFYYPSRLKEHQRIHSQENSYKCEVCGKVFSAPLELATHLNIHSXRCVGCGKVFNLSILTSTQIPGEKSYLCKECGKMFXYPPNLKQHQLTSSGGNHTSVRTVGKSFVLS, encoded by the exons ATGGAGGTTGGTCCAGGCTGCCGCGCATCTCTGCAG GAAATGCTGTCATTCAGGGATGTGGCCATTGATTTCTCTGCAGAGGAGTGGGAATGCCTAGGCCCTGCTCAGTGGAGTCTGTACAgggatgtgatgctggagaattACAGCAACCTTGTGTTTCTGG GGCTTGCTTTCTCTAAGCCATACCTGGTCACCTTTCTAGAGCAAAGACAAGAGCCTTCAGATGTGAAGAGACAAGCAGCTGCCATACAAACAG ATATAAAACCAtataaatgtaaagaatgtggCAAAGCCTGTGATTGGGACTCACTGCTTGAATACCAGAGAATTCATCCAGGAGAGAAAGCCTataagtgtgaagaatgtggtaAGGCTTCCGATTCTTGCTCAGTACTTTCTGAACACCAGATAATTGATATGGGAGAGAAAgcctacaagtgtgaagaatgtggcaaagcCATTTGTACTTGCTCAGGACATTCTAGCTACCAGAGAATTTGTATTGGAGAGAAcccctacaagtgtgaagaatgtggaaaagccttccCCACTTACTCATGTCTTACTGAGCACGAGGTAGAACACACTGAACAAAAATTCTACAGCTGTGAAGAATGTGGGAAACTGTTTTATTGTCATTCTCACCTTACagaacatcaaagaattcatttcCAAGAGAATTCCTTTAAGATTGAAGTATGTAGCGAGGACTTTTGTTCTCCCATAGAACTTTCTGATGACCAGAGATTCTGTATTGAAGAGAAGCCCTACAAGTATGAAGAATGTGTTAAGGCCTTTAGTGCTTGCTCAATGCTTTCTGATCACCCGGGAATTCATCCAGGAGAGAAAgcctacaagtgtgaagaatgtggcaatGCCTTTTGTGCACTCCATTCAGTATCTAAACAGCTGAAAATTGATTGTGAAGTGAAGtcctacaagtgtgaagaatgtgggaaagcctttccTAGTCATCTTTCCCTGATTCAGCATAAGATAGGTCATACTAGAGAGAAACCTTACCaatgtgaagaatgtggcaaaaTGTTTTACTGTTCTTCAAACCTTAAGCAACATCAAATAACTCATTCTCAAGaaaaaccctacaagtgtgaagtATGTGGCAAGGTCTTTAGAACTTGCTGGCAACTTTCTAAACACCTGAGAAtccattctggagagaaaccatacaagtgtgaagaatgtggcaaagccttttACACTCTCTCATACCTTACTCATCACAAGTTAGGTCATACTGGggagaaaccttacaaatgtgaGGAATGTGGCAAGACCTTTTACTATCCTTCAGTCCTTAAGGAACACCAAGCaattcattctggagagaaaccatacagGTGTGAAGAATGCGGCAAGGACTTCTGTACGCGCTCAGGACGTTCTAGACACCAgcgaattcatactggagagaaaccctacaagtgtgagCAATGTGGAAAGGCCTTTTCTACTCATTCATACCTTTCTCATCACAAGATAGTTCACACTGGCCATAAACCCTACAAGTGTGAGGAATGTGGCAAAAAGTTTTATTATCCTTCTCGCCTTAAGgaacatcaaagaattcattctcaAGAGAACCCTTACAAGTGTGAAATTTGTGGCAAAGCCTTTTATACTCACTCATACTTTACTCAGCACAAATTaggtcatactggagagaaaccttacaaatgtgaGGAATGTGGCAAGACCTTTTACTATCCTTCAATCCTTAGGGAACACCAAGCAATTCATTCTGGAAAGAAACCATACAGGTGTGAAGAATGCGGCAAGGACTTCTGTACGCGCTCAGGACGTTCTAGACaccaaagaattcatactggagagaaaccccacaagtgtgaagaatgtgggaaAGTCTTTTCTACTCATTCATACCTTACTCAGCATAAGGTGGTCCactctggagagaaaccctacaagtgtgagGAATGTGGCAAAAAGTTTTACTATCCTTCTCGCCTTAAagaacatcaaagaattcattctcaAGAGAACCCTTACAAGTGTGAAATTTGTGGCAGTGTCTTTTGTACTCCCAAAGGACTTTCTAAACACCAGAGAttccatactggagagaaaccctacaagtgtgagGAATGTGGAAAGATGTTTTATTATCCTTCTCGCCTTAAGgaacatcaaagaattcattctcaAGAGAATCCTTACAAGTGTGATATATGTGGCAAAGCCTTTTATACCCACTCATACCTTACTCAGCACAAGTTaggtcatactggagagaaaccttacaaatgtgaGGAATGTGGCAAGACCTTTTACTATCCTTCAATCCTTAGGGAACACCAAGCAATTCATTCTGGAAAGAAACCATACAGGTGTGAAGAATGCGGTAAGGACTTCTGCACGCGCTCAGGACGTTCCAGACACCAgcgaattcatactggagagaaaccctacaagtgtgagCAATGTGGAAAGGCCTTTTCTACTCATTCATACCTTTCGCAGCACAAGGTGGTTCactctggagagaaaccctacaagtgtgagGAATGTGGAAAGATGTTTTATTATCCTTCTCGCCTAAAGgaacatcaaagaattcattctcaAGAGAATTCCTACAAGTGTGAAGTGTGTGGCAAAGTCTTTAGTGCTCCCTTAGAACTTGCTACACACCTGAATATTCATT GCAGGTGTGTAGGATGTGGAAAGGTTTTTAACTTATCCATCCTTACCTCGACACAAATTCCTGGAGAGAAATCTTACCTGTGTAAGGAATGTGGCAAAATGT TCTATCCTCCAAACCTTAAACAACACCAACTAACTAGTTCTGGAGGAAatcacacaagtgtgaggactgtAGGAAAGTCTTTTGTACTCAGTTAG